The Dreissena polymorpha isolate Duluth1 chromosome 10, UMN_Dpol_1.0, whole genome shotgun sequence genome includes a region encoding these proteins:
- the LOC127848886 gene encoding mediator of RNA polymerase II transcription subunit 21-like: protein MADRLTQLQDAVNQLGEHFCNSVGVIQQCAPSSPFQNFDKSGGKSPVSPPTEDYAAMFSKLIARTAKDIDVLIDSLPSIESSQELQLKSLQQLEMENMEAAHRLEAVVKQGEELLLKIQEAQHDIAQVQLQCQALMGNTT from the coding sequence ATGGCTGACAGATTAACGCAGTTGCAAGATGCTGTAAATCAGCTAGGCGAACATTTCTGCAACAGTGTCGGCGTCATACAGCAATGCGCGCCTTCGTCACCGTttcaaaactttgacaaatcTGGTGGTAAGTCGCCGGTTTCCCCACCCACTGAGGACTATGCGGCTATGTTTTCCAAACTGATAGCTCGGACCGCAAAGGACATCGACGTTTTGATTGACTCTTTGCCGAGTATCGAGTCCTCGCAGGAACTGCAGCTTAAAAGTCTCCAGCAGTTAGAAATGGAGAACATGGAAGCCGCCCACAGGCTGGAGGCGGTGGTAAAGCAGGGTGAAGAGTTGCTGCTGAAGATTCAGGAGGCTCAGCATGATATTGCTCAGGTGCAGCTTCAGTGTCAGGCACTGATGGGAAACACCACATGA